A window of Ranitomeya variabilis isolate aRanVar5 chromosome 2, aRanVar5.hap1, whole genome shotgun sequence contains these coding sequences:
- the LOC143803645 gene encoding ankyrin repeat domain-containing protein 9-like, with protein sequence MANENPHPLALSDRFCWAMKCHYPVWKMENLRVQIHFEWEPEFEDQYFSPSNALFHAVIHNHIPYARYLLIRFAEESLKVPCLEHDQYPQYAFHLGTCIMRNRPEILIMIIETSRQIPRLQSYINLEKYFYPDDGKTPLHLACELFRPGLVLILLSYGAQSRPDNMGQTPMDEILTQLWSSKNNRKLKMQCLNHLLVFTHPERLQMTTDLRENCEYWETLLGEDIYAYMLRERPAPLSLMSMKTVLQQLPPSNLKASIESLPIPPSLKCRFTHGY encoded by the coding sequence ATGGCGAATGAAAATCCACACCCCCTCGCTCTATCAGACAGGTTTTGTTGGGCTATGAAGTGCCATTATCCTGTGTGGAAGATGGAGAACCTCAGGGTTCAAATCCATTTCGAATGGGAACCAGAATTTGAAGACCAGTACTTCTCGCCCTCCAACGCCCTGTTCCATGCCGTAATTCACAACCATATCCCCTATGCTCGATACCTCTTGATCCGCTTCGCAGAGGAATCTCTAAAGGTTCCATGTTTGGAACACGACCAATACCCACAATACGCATTTCACCTCGGCACCTGCATTATGCGCAACCGGCCAGAAATCCTAATAATGATTATCGAGACCAGTCGGCAGATTCCGCGCCTCCAATCCTACATAAACCTGGAGAAATACTTCTATCCAGACGACGGGAAGACCCCTCTGCATCTGGCCTGTGAACTTTTCAGACCTGGTCTGGTCTTAATCTTGCTTAGCTATGGAGCGCAATCAAGACCCGACAACATGGGGCAGACGCCGATGGATGAGATCTTGACCCAACTATGGAGCTCAAAGAACAACCGGAAACTAAAGATGCAGTGCTTAAATCACCTCTTGGTATTTACACACCCTGAGAGATTGCAAATGACAACGGACTTGCGGGAGAATTGTGAATACTGGGAGACATTACTGGGAGAGGATATTTACGCCTATATGTTGAGGGAAAGGCCGGCTCCTCTAAGTTTGATGTCCATGAAGACGGTTCTGCAGCAGTTGCCACCATCAAACCTTAAGGCGTCTATAGAAAGTCTTCCAATTCCTCCTAGCTTAAAATGCAGGTTCACCCATGGATACTAG